The Terriglobales bacterium genome contains a region encoding:
- a CDS encoding isoprenylcysteine carboxylmethyltransferase family protein, which yields MRSVVQHLAWVVAMIYAAVPVFWVLIHPLVDFWRRQKRSPYWVLLPAQGTTIALGLVLTWPWHREMVYDTPYAWIAAVPFIGAAMFIFRRLRPHFTNQQMVGRNELAPDRFEQRPVTTGLHGRIRHPIYLAHFLMLTGWTVGSGLLVCYAMVGFSLVAGTIMITLEERELEHRFGDQWREYKRRVPAFLPRRPQPPEPGSSEVPRAL from the coding sequence ATGCGCAGCGTAGTACAGCACCTGGCGTGGGTCGTCGCCATGATCTACGCGGCGGTGCCTGTCTTCTGGGTCCTGATCCACCCGCTGGTGGACTTCTGGCGGCGGCAGAAGCGCTCGCCCTACTGGGTGCTGCTGCCGGCGCAGGGCACGACCATCGCCCTGGGCCTCGTCCTCACCTGGCCCTGGCACCGCGAGATGGTCTACGACACTCCGTACGCCTGGATCGCCGCCGTTCCCTTCATCGGCGCGGCCATGTTCATCTTCCGCAGGCTGCGGCCGCACTTCACCAACCAGCAGATGGTGGGGCGCAACGAACTCGCGCCGGACCGCTTCGAACAGCGCCCGGTGACCACGGGACTGCACGGGCGCATCCGTCATCCTATTTATCTTGCCCACTTCCTGATGCTCACGGGATGGACGGTGGGCAGCGGCTTGCTGGTCTGCTACGCCATGGTGGGCTTCTCTTTGGTGGCTGGCACCATCATGATCACGCTGGAGGAGCGCGAGCTGGAGCACCGCTTCGGCGACCAGTGGCGCGAATACAAACGGCGCGTGCCGGCGTTCCTGCCGCGACGTCCCCAGCCGCCTGAGCCGGGCTCTTCCGAGGTTCCGCGTGCGCTTTGA
- a CDS encoding ATP-binding cassette domain-containing protein, protein METGVHPMTSDDLLRVEGLTKVFPSGGSDLVVFDNLSFRVRKGEMLGIVGESGAGKSTLLYIL, encoded by the coding sequence TTGGAGACCGGCGTGCATCCAATGACCAGCGACGACCTGCTGCGAGTGGAGGGGCTGACCAAGGTTTTCCCCTCTGGCGGGTCGGATCTGGTGGTCTTTGACAACCTGTCCTTCCGGGTACGGAAGGGAGAGATGCTGGGCATCGTGGGCGAGTCGGGTGCGGGAAAGAGTACCTTACTCTACATCCTC
- a CDS encoding FtsX-like permease family protein: MRFELFVAARYLRAKRQQAVISLITGISVLGVAAGVASLIIALAITNGFRQDLEQRLVGASAHVSLLRVANDGIRDWPALVARLEKQPHVVAAAPALYEQVLVSRGARARGVVIKGVLPDSERRVGQLLQTVKFGSSAALAPPPAGEPPASTQALPPLVLGKGAADELGATVGSVVLVTSPQGELTPFGMVPKYVRFQVVGIFESGFYDYDTAWGFTRLADAQRLFGLGDVVSVIEFKVDDLDRAGEIGGELERAAGSGFMSTNWMEQNRALFRALRLERRVTFITVGLIVLVAALNILISLIMMVMEKTRDIAVLLSLGARRAQVRNIFLLEGVLIGVVGTVLGLALGYALAWAGGHYRWISLSPEIYSIDYVPFAPRLIDGVLVALMSLGISFVATLYPSWSAARILPAEALRYE, from the coding sequence GTGCGCTTTGAACTCTTCGTTGCCGCCCGCTACCTGCGCGCCAAGCGGCAGCAGGCCGTGATCAGCCTGATCACCGGCATCTCCGTGCTGGGGGTGGCGGCGGGCGTGGCTTCGCTCATCATCGCGCTGGCCATCACCAACGGCTTTCGCCAGGACCTGGAGCAGCGGCTGGTGGGCGCCAGCGCCCACGTCAGCCTGCTGCGCGTGGCCAACGACGGCATCCGCGACTGGCCGGCGCTGGTGGCGCGCCTGGAGAAGCAGCCGCACGTCGTCGCCGCCGCTCCCGCGCTCTACGAGCAGGTGCTGGTCTCGCGCGGCGCACGCGCCCGCGGCGTGGTCATCAAGGGCGTGCTGCCGGATTCCGAACGCCGGGTGGGCCAGCTCCTGCAGACGGTGAAGTTCGGCTCGTCGGCAGCGCTGGCGCCACCCCCTGCGGGCGAGCCGCCCGCATCCACACAAGCTCTGCCGCCCCTGGTGCTGGGCAAGGGCGCGGCCGACGAACTCGGTGCCACCGTCGGCTCCGTGGTGCTGGTCACCAGCCCGCAGGGCGAGCTCACGCCGTTCGGCATGGTCCCAAAGTACGTGCGCTTCCAGGTAGTGGGAATCTTCGAATCGGGCTTCTACGACTACGACACCGCCTGGGGCTTCACCCGGCTCGCAGACGCGCAGCGGCTCTTCGGCCTGGGCGATGTGGTCTCGGTGATCGAGTTCAAGGTGGACGACCTCGACCGCGCCGGCGAGATCGGCGGCGAGCTGGAGCGCGCCGCCGGATCGGGATTCATGTCCACCAATTGGATGGAGCAGAACCGCGCGCTGTTCCGCGCCCTGCGCCTGGAGCGCCGCGTCACCTTCATCACCGTGGGACTGATCGTGCTGGTGGCCGCGCTCAACATCCTGATCTCGCTCATCATGATGGTGATGGAGAAGACCCGCGACATCGCCGTGCTGCTGTCGCTGGGCGCGCGCCGCGCCCAGGTGCGCAACATCTTTCTGCTCGAGGGCGTGCTCATCGGAGTGGTGGGCACCGTGCTGGGACTGGCGCTCGGCTACGCCCTCGCCTGGGCCGGCGGACACTACCGCTGGATCTCACTCTCGCCCGAGATCTATTCCATCGACTACGTGCCCTTCGCGCCGCGCCTGATTGATGGTGTGCTGGTGGCGCTGATGTCGTTGGGCATCTCCTTCGTGGCGACGCTTTATCCCTCCTGGTCGGCGGCGAGGATCCTGCCGGCCGAGGCCCTGCGCTACGAGTGA